A stretch of Patescibacteria group bacterium DNA encodes these proteins:
- a CDS encoding queuosine precursor transporter, protein MNLTLLIVWILGITCFTVLGSWYARRTGRPDLLIALYVTFVLVAQVLAAKIAAFDLGFQTFYGPSGVLVFAVTFLLTDIVNERFGRMETHRMIGIAFLSQVAMVLFFWLGVRLTPAPFWGLQDAWSQIFNAVPRITLASWAAFLISENFDAVVFAWFKRKTGGRHLWARNAFSSLPALALDSLIFIPLAFAGSAPLGPLIMGQIAVKWLVGLVDIPFMYLSRWIMSGGQSSVPAAKTV, encoded by the coding sequence ATGAACCTGACCCTGCTCATCGTTTGGATCCTAGGTATCACCTGTTTTACGGTCCTCGGCAGCTGGTATGCCCGCCGCACCGGCCGACCGGACCTGCTCATCGCGCTATACGTGACGTTCGTTCTGGTCGCCCAGGTCCTCGCCGCCAAGATCGCGGCCTTTGATCTGGGCTTCCAGACCTTCTACGGTCCGAGCGGCGTGCTGGTTTTCGCCGTGACGTTCTTGCTGACGGATATCGTCAACGAGCGCTTCGGCCGGATGGAAACCCATCGGATGATCGGTATCGCGTTTCTCTCTCAGGTGGCGATGGTCCTGTTCTTCTGGCTGGGCGTGAGACTCACGCCAGCGCCGTTCTGGGGCCTGCAGGATGCCTGGAGCCAGATCTTCAACGCCGTTCCCCGCATCACGCTCGCGAGCTGGGCCGCGTTCCTGATCTCGGAGAATTTCGACGCGGTCGTCTTCGCCTGGTTCAAGCGTAAGACCGGCGGCCGCCATCTTTGGGCCCGCAACGCTTTCAGTTCGCTGCCGGCGCTCGCTCTCGACAGTCTGATCTTCATCCCGCTGGCTTTTGCTGGTTCCGCTCCGCTCGGGCCGCTCATCATGGGCCAGATAGCGGTCAAATGGCTCGTGGGTCTCGTGGACATACCTTTCATGTATCTGAGCCGCTGGATCATGAGCGGCGGCCAGTCGTCCGTTCCGGCAGCCAAGACGGTTTGA